From Pseudothermotoga thermarum DSM 5069, a single genomic window includes:
- a CDS encoding DegV family protein: MGKLKIILDSTSDVPRDWIEKYDLAVIPLHVTWPDGTQEDDTRDLKEIEDFYRRISQAKELPKSSQPSVGEFEALYRKIEQEGYDEILVICISTKLSQTYNSANLAAQQVKIPVYVVDSKLASAAMPPLARRARELEKEGLKTPEIVKVLNEELAKGRYRAIFYVSNFDFLVKGGRVSRVQGFFGSLLNIYVGIWIDPEGRLIPFEKARGKKRASEMLVKKALDLAKEGSTVRLIMVHANAKEDAEMILEELKKHYKVLDAPFTEMGKVITTHVGPGTAGFALEVIE, encoded by the coding sequence ATGGGTAAACTAAAGATAATTCTTGACAGCACATCCGACGTTCCAAGGGATTGGATCGAAAAATACGATCTAGCTGTTATACCTCTGCATGTTACCTGGCCAGATGGCACGCAAGAAGACGATACGCGTGATTTGAAGGAGATCGAAGATTTTTACAGAAGAATAAGCCAAGCGAAGGAACTTCCAAAAAGTTCTCAACCATCTGTCGGGGAATTCGAAGCGCTTTATCGAAAAATAGAGCAAGAGGGGTACGATGAAATACTAGTGATATGCATATCCACAAAGCTTTCTCAAACTTACAATTCCGCAAATTTGGCAGCGCAACAAGTCAAAATCCCTGTTTACGTAGTCGATAGCAAGTTGGCTTCAGCAGCCATGCCGCCGCTTGCAAGAAGAGCAAGGGAACTTGAAAAGGAAGGATTAAAAACGCCTGAAATTGTAAAAGTTTTAAACGAAGAACTTGCAAAAGGAAGATATAGAGCCATATTCTATGTTTCAAATTTCGACTTTTTGGTAAAAGGCGGGCGGGTTTCGCGTGTTCAAGGATTTTTTGGAAGCCTTTTGAACATCTATGTGGGAATATGGATAGATCCAGAGGGTAGGTTGATTCCATTCGAAAAAGCTCGAGGAAAAAAGCGGGCAAGTGAAATGTTGGTTAAAAAAGCTTTGGATTTGGCAAAGGAAGGATCGACGGTGCGTTTGATAATGGTGCATGCCAACGCAAAAGAAGATGCTGAGATGATTCTTGAGGAATTGAAAAAACACTACAAAGTTTTGGATGCACCTTTCACCGAGATGGGAAAAGTTATTACAACGCACGTTGGTCCAGGAACGGCTGGTTTTGCATTGGAGGTAATTGAGTGA
- a CDS encoding type 1 periplasmic-binding domain-containing protein, with product MKQSFLIIVFTIVSILIIYIAYLERTTLKILIFEDGIIQLQQGLDRYVKETGFKCKPIVIRIDRSLEEIEKFLRDNQKTYAIGPRTSSQALRLIPLLEKYQIFAIAPLVTSPEVLGKSNYLVSLSSSDDLQVRHIASLLLDFENIVVFTDFDNPVYCDTFYDILVKELPEKTILKVVVDKVENLSLPDEFDVVVFVTEGRKAGLIAQMIRSRNFEIPLFGSDYVYSDQLIQIGGKAVEGMIVYNLFDLERMLVRNFTSLHEAGSYDAALVIDSLVKQGVKPNLAGEYLKGKSFSGATGDFTISENLWAVRKSNFVTVQNGSFVPLKR from the coding sequence GTGAAGCAGTCGTTTTTAATAATTGTCTTCACGATAGTCAGCATTTTGATCATTTACATTGCATACCTTGAAAGGACTACCTTGAAAATTTTGATCTTTGAAGATGGAATAATCCAATTGCAACAAGGGTTAGATCGTTACGTAAAGGAGACGGGTTTTAAATGTAAACCTATAGTTATAAGAATAGATCGTAGTCTTGAGGAGATAGAAAAGTTTTTGAGAGATAATCAAAAAACCTATGCAATAGGTCCAAGGACAAGTTCTCAGGCGTTGAGATTAATACCACTTTTGGAAAAATACCAAATCTTTGCTATTGCGCCGCTTGTTACTTCACCAGAAGTTCTCGGCAAAAGCAATTACCTTGTAAGTTTAAGTAGTTCCGATGATCTTCAAGTTCGGCACATAGCTTCTTTGCTTTTAGATTTCGAAAATATAGTCGTTTTCACAGATTTTGATAATCCAGTTTACTGCGATACTTTCTACGACATTTTGGTGAAAGAATTACCAGAAAAAACCATTCTCAAAGTTGTGGTTGATAAGGTTGAAAATCTTTCTTTGCCAGACGAATTTGACGTGGTAGTTTTTGTCACCGAAGGTCGCAAGGCCGGTTTAATTGCTCAAATGATTAGGTCAAGAAATTTTGAAATCCCGCTTTTTGGTTCTGATTATGTTTATTCCGATCAACTTATCCAAATTGGTGGAAAAGCCGTTGAAGGGATGATCGTTTACAATTTGTTTGATTTGGAAAGGATGTTAGTGAGGAATTTTACCAGTTTGCATGAAGCAGGATCTTATGATGCTGCACTAGTTATCGACTCACTGGTAAAACAAGGTGTAAAACCAAATCTTGCTGGGGAGTATTTGAAAGGGAAATCTTTTTCAGGGGCAACCGGTGATTTTACCATAAGCGAAAATTTATGGGCTGTACGAAAGTCAAACTTTGTTACCGTTCAAAATGGTTCATTTGTCCCATTGAAGAGGTGA